CCAGCCGATTGCCTGCGTATTTTCGGCAAACACCGTTACAAACAGCGCAACCGCCATGCCGGTAATGCCGAAATAGCAGCCCTGTCTGGCGGTTTCCTGCTTGGAAAGCCCCGCCAGCGAGAAGATAAACAGGATGGCGGCAACAATATACGCTGCCGTTACAAAGCCTTGGGACATTTTTCGGTCTCCTGTGGTTGGTTTGGTAAAAAAATCGGGATTTCAGACGGCCTTTTCGCTGCGCGACCGCCCGAGAAAAGTTTTGCCGGTTTTCAGACGGCCTCTGCGCCCTGCCCCGCTCCGTCTGCCTCTGTGCCGCTGTGGAACGCGCGTGCCTGGCGTTCGGCCTGCCTGCCCAAGTCGTCAAGCATCAGGCCGACATATTCAGGGAAGATGTAGGCCGCACCGAGTTTGGCGCGGGCGGCTTCGGTGGCGGGCATCAGGCTGGGGATGGGGGTGGTTTGGTCGGTTTCGCCGTCCCATTCGATGATAAAGCGTTTCCCTTCGTAGCGGATGGGAACGACAGGGCATTCGCGGTTGCGGCGGATCAGGCACAGAGCCTGACGGGTAAACACGTCATACAGCCAGCCGTCGCCCAAATCGGTGGAAAACAACAGGAAGGCGGAGGGTTCGGCGGTCTCGAAACCGGTGGCGGTAACGTAGTCTTCGCCGCGTCGGACGTGTTCCGCAAGCGTATAACACTCTTCGGTAAGCGGGGTGCGGCCGTAGCGTTCGCCCGCAGCGTGGCAGGCCTGGGCGTGCGACCAGTTTTGGTAACCGGCCTCTTTGGCCGCAGTGCCGAGCAGCGCAGCCATCTGCCCGCCGTGCTTGGCCTGCTGTTTCTTGGCCTGCTTTTTGAGGTATTCGAGGGTGTCGCCGGTGGTGTGGATGTATTTCATTATGCCTCGTTGTTATTTTCGCGTTTTCGGTCTCGGAGGCCGTCTGAAAATGGTTTTATATTTTTCAGACGGCCTTACTGGCTGCCTCTGCGGTTCAGAAACCGGCCTGTCTTTCAAGCTGCTCGGCAAGCTGCGGATCGAGGCGGAAGGCTTCGGCCAGCTGCGAGAGGAAGACGATTTCTCTGCGCGAAAGCTCGCCGCAAACCATGCGGGCGGCCAGATAGGCTTCGGCTGCTGCTGCGGTATCGCCGCCGGCAAGGTCGGCAAGCTGGGCGGGAGTGGCGGGGCTGCGGGTTTCGGCCAGCAGCCATTGCTGCGTTTCCGGGTCGCTGCCGCCTTCCTGCGTGATGAGGGCGCGTTCGGCTTCATCGATGCTGCCGTCGGCTGCTGCTGCTGCAATCATGGTTTTGAGAACAAGCTGCCCGGTCTGCTCGGCCTGCGCGCCTTGCGGTTCGAAAGCGTTTTGCGTCAGAAGGGGAACGGCTTGCGGGCTTTGGGCGGATGCGGATTGGCTGCCGCCGCCCGCGCGGTTCTGCTGCCAGCTTTGGTAGGCATGGTAAGCAAGTGCACCGAGAGCGGCAGACGTGCCGGTCTGCACCAAAGTTTTGCGGGTTTTCTTGCCCAGCAGCATGGAGGCCAGCCCGGCCGCCGCCGCACCGCCGCCGACTTTGGCCAGCAGTTTTTTGTCGCCCGCACTTTGTTTGAGGCCGCCGAGTACTTGGTTAAGGAGGTTTTGAAAATTCATATGTGTCATCTTTCGTTTGGTGGTCATTCCGTCTGAAAAAGCGTTTCAGACGGCCTTTCGTTTTTTTCAGACGGCATCAGCCTTTTCTAAACATATTCAGCATACGCCTGGTTACAAAGAAACCGCCGAAAATGTTCACGCTAGCAATCAGCACGGCAACAAACGCCAGCAGCGACACAAAACCGTTGCCCTGCCCGATTTGCAGAAGCGCACCTACCACGATGATGCCCGAAATGGCGTTGGTTACCGACATCAGCGGCGTGTGCAGCGAATGGCTTACATTCCACACAACGTAATAACCGATGACGCAGGAGAGCACGAACACAATGAAGTGGTTGAGAAACGCCGCGGGAGCAACCGCACCCACCCACAACACCAGCACCGCGCCGACCACGGCGGGGGCGAGTTTTTTCCATGCCGGCACGGGCTTGGCTTCCGGCTTGGCGGCAGCGTTTTCAGACGGCCTCTGCGCCTGCTGCGGCGCAGCGGAAACCTGGATGGCGGGAGGCGGAAACGTGATTTCGCCGTCGCGCGTTACCGTCATATTGCGGATAACCGCATCTTCAAAATCCAGCGTGATTTCACCGTCTTTGTTCGGACTGAGCAGTTTGGTCAGATTGGCCAGATTGGTGGCATAAAGCTGGGAAGACTGCCCCGCCAGACGGTTGGCCATATCGGTGTAGCCGATGATTTGCACGCCGTTGTCGGTAACATACAGCCCGCCGGGTTTGGTCAGCTCGCAATTGCCGCCAGTGGCTGCGGCCAAATCCACAATCACAGAGCCGGGCTTCATGCTTGCAACCATTTCTTTGGTAATCAGCTTGGGTGCGGGTTTGCCGGGAACCGCAGCGGTGGTTATGATGATGTCCACTTCTTTGGCCTGCTCGGCAAACAGCTTCATTTCGGCAGCAATAAACTCATCGCTCATCACTTTGGCGTAGCCGTCGCCGCTGCCGCCCGCTTCTTGGGGAAAGTCGAGCTTGAGAAATTTGCCGCCCATCGATTCGATTTGTTCGGCCACTTCCAAACGTGTGTCAAACGCCTTCACGACTGCGCCCAGCGAATTGGCCGTACCGATGGCCGCCAAACCGGCCACGCCCGCGCCAATCACCAAAACCTGCGCCGGCGGCACTTTGCCCGCAGCCGTAATCTGCCCCGTAAAAAAACGTCCGAACGCATTGGCCGCTTCAATCACGGCGCGGTAGCCGCTGATATTGGCCATCGAAGAGAGCGCGTCAAGCGACTGCGCCCGCGAAATACGCGGCACCATATCCATTGCCAGCACATTGACTTTTTTATCGGCCAGCTTCTGCACGAGTTCGGGATTCTGCGCCGGCCATAAGAAGCTCACCAGCGTCTGCCCCTCTTTCAAGCGGCGCATTTCGTTGCCGTTTGGCGCGTTTACTTTGTAAACCAGCGGGCATTTCCACACATCGGCGGCCGTGCCGGTTTGCGCACCAGCCGCCTCGTAGGCAGCATCGTCCAAACTTGCCGCTTCGCCCGCACCTTGCTCGACGCATACTTCAAAGCCGAGCTTTTTCAGCTGGGACACAGTGGCGGGCGTGCAGGACACGCGGGTTTCGCCGGAGAGGGTTTCTTTCGGGATGCCGATCATCATCTTGAATGCTCCTTTACGGGGGACGTTTTGAATGCAATATCGCGCGGCATTGGCGGGCAACACCGTTAAAATTTGTCTGCCTTATAACCGAAACACTTTACACTAGCAACTGTTTTTCCCCGAAGCACCGCTATCTTCCGCCTGCCAAACGGTTTTCCGCCGAAACGCCCGAGACCGGAAGAACAGAAGATGCGCCCTGCCCTTTGCAAAACTTTATCCCGCCGCAAGCCTGCCTTACAATACCGCCCCCGCAAACACTATAATTTAAGGAACACACCATGCGCCTCCTCCACACCATGCTGCGCGTCGGCAATCTTGAAAAATCGCTGGATTTCTACCAAAACGTACTGGGCATGACACTGCTGCGCAAAAAAGACTACCCCGAAGGCCGCTTTACCCTGGCCTTCGTCGGCTACGGCGGCGAAGCAGACCACACCGTGATCGAACTGACCCACAACTGGGACACCCCCGCCTACGACCTCGGCAATGCCTACGGCCACATCGCCATCGAAGTAGATGACGCGTACTCCGCCTGCGACAAAGTAAAACAGAAAGGCGGCAAAGTCGTCCGCGAAGCCGGACCGATGATGCACGGTACCACCGTCATCGCCTTCGCCGAAGACCCCGACGGCTACAAAATCGAGTTTATCCAGAAAAACAGCGGCGGCGATTCGGTGAAATACTAGTCTGCCCTCCGGAAGCGGCAGGCCGTCTGAAACGCTTTTTTTTGTACGGAGATATGGAAATTTTCGTTTTTTTAACGTAATCTCGCCTTATCTGCTTTTTTATTCCGTACGAATACCATGTCCGCATCCAACCACGCCGCCGCCTACACCGCCTTTAAAGACTTCTATCAGGAAGAACTCGACCGCAATCCGTTCTACCGCTACATGGTGCAAATGCTGCGCCGGCCGGACTGCCTGCCGCCCCACGTCCGCACAGAAGCCGTGGGCGAGCTGCACGACTTCGAGCACGAGTGTTTTCAAACGGCCTTTTTCCGCCTCAACATCCTCGCCGAAGGCCATGCGCACGAAATCGTCAAACCGAACGACTTTTTCTTCTTCCGCACTGCTTTTGAAACACAGGAATAAGCACACGGCGCGGCCAAATGGCGAGAGGCCGTCTGAAAAATAGATTTTCAGACGGCCTCGTTTTCTATTTTGCAAACTGCTATACAAATGCTTCGCCTCATAGCAACACACCCACCTTAACGGCACAGGCCGTCTGAAAAACAAACAAAAACACCCATCCCGCCGTCCGCACAACAAATAGGGTGTGTCGCACAGCGACGCACGCGCTCCCGCCGAAGAGGAAACAGGCCGTCTGAAAACCGTAAAACAGTTTTCAGACGGCCTGTTTCTCCTGTCCTATACAGACAAAAAAGCAGCCCGAATAGTGGGCTTCAATAACGCCAAACCTTCGGGCTGCTTTTTGTGTATCAGAAAGGTATTACGCAGGTACGCCCAAAATCACGCTGCCTGCTTTGAACAGGGCGGTGGCGGTTTGGCCGACGTGCAGGTCGAGGCCGTCGGAGCTTTCGATGGTGATGCCGGCGATGATGGACACTCCTCCGCCCAAGTCGATTTCCACCAGCGAATACACCGCCCCCCGGCTGATGTTGCTGATGGTGCCGGTGAGGCGGTTGCGGGCGGAGAGCTTGATGTGGGCGGCATCGGTGGCGATGATGACGCTGGTGGATTTGATCAGGGCGACAACAGGTTTGCCTTCTTT
The sequence above is drawn from the Kingella potus genome and encodes:
- a CDS encoding tellurite resistance TerB family protein, producing the protein MNFQNLLNQVLGGLKQSAGDKKLLAKVGGGAAAAGLASMLLGKKTRKTLVQTGTSAALGALAYHAYQSWQQNRAGGGSQSASAQSPQAVPLLTQNAFEPQGAQAEQTGQLVLKTMIAAAAADGSIDEAERALITQEGGSDPETQQWLLAETRSPATPAQLADLAGGDTAAAAEAYLAARMVCGELSRREIVFLSQLAEAFRLDPQLAEQLERQAGF
- a CDS encoding Re/Si-specific NAD(P)(+) transhydrogenase subunit alpha, translating into MMIGIPKETLSGETRVSCTPATVSQLKKLGFEVCVEQGAGEAASLDDAAYEAAGAQTGTAADVWKCPLVYKVNAPNGNEMRRLKEGQTLVSFLWPAQNPELVQKLADKKVNVLAMDMVPRISRAQSLDALSSMANISGYRAVIEAANAFGRFFTGQITAAGKVPPAQVLVIGAGVAGLAAIGTANSLGAVVKAFDTRLEVAEQIESMGGKFLKLDFPQEAGGSGDGYAKVMSDEFIAAEMKLFAEQAKEVDIIITTAAVPGKPAPKLITKEMVASMKPGSVIVDLAAATGGNCELTKPGGLYVTDNGVQIIGYTDMANRLAGQSSQLYATNLANLTKLLSPNKDGEITLDFEDAVIRNMTVTRDGEITFPPPAIQVSAAPQQAQRPSENAAAKPEAKPVPAWKKLAPAVVGAVLVLWVGAVAPAAFLNHFIVFVLSCVIGYYVVWNVSHSLHTPLMSVTNAISGIIVVGALLQIGQGNGFVSLLAFVAVLIASVNIFGGFFVTRRMLNMFRKG
- the gloA gene encoding lactoylglutathione lyase yields the protein MRLLHTMLRVGNLEKSLDFYQNVLGMTLLRKKDYPEGRFTLAFVGYGGEADHTVIELTHNWDTPAYDLGNAYGHIAIEVDDAYSACDKVKQKGGKVVREAGPMMHGTTVIAFAEDPDGYKIEFIQKNSGGDSVKY
- a CDS encoding TOBE domain-containing protein, giving the protein MKTSARNQLVGTVKTIRHGAVNDEITVALSGGQELAATITCDSREYLELKEGKPVVALIKSTSVIIATDAAHIKLSARNRLTGTISNISRGAVYSLVEIDLGGGVSIIAGITIESSDGLDLHVGQTATALFKAGSVILGVPA